A single window of Halobacterium jilantaiense DNA harbors:
- a CDS encoding ABC transporter ATP-binding protein — translation MPEPEDSVFDRYRDRVDRPIRRLFRVYGVPEWPYFAAGMVANVVARVASLLPPVVLGAAIDSVFTGDAPYDLPLLPASLFPNAQAAQFELSAALIAGSFVVTAVFTYLYGVAANLFAHRVMHDVRTDSFAKMQALDMSFFDDKQTGEVMSVLNNDASNLEVFLDDALQNSARLVVMVAGITVVLVSENWQLAVVTLSAIPLMFVLTRWFMVRAAPRYERQRAAVGNLNTRLENSLAGVELVKSNAAEDHETGRVTDASYRFFQDTMDVLRLSYVYRPGMELLAGLSFAVTFAVGGYWLLYGPPLFLTGSLSPGAFVTFIFLTQRFVTPLAEVSNIVDQYENAKASSARVFGLMDIPAEVADADDATELTGVEGRVEYDDVTFGYDDEDTVLDGVSFDADPGDTVALVGPTGAGKSTLCKLLLRLYDVDDGAVRVDGHDVRSVTLDSLREHVGYVSQDTYLFDGTIAENVAYGEFDADREAIVAAATAADAHEFIRDLPDGYDTEVGERGVKLSGGQRQRVAIARAILADPEIMVFDEATSDVDTETERRIQASLDDLAADRTAVVIAHRLSTVRDADQILVVEDGDVTERGTHDDLLAREGRYADLWHVQTTTLDG, via the coding sequence ATGCCCGAGCCCGAGGACAGCGTCTTCGACCGGTACCGCGACCGGGTCGACCGCCCCATCCGCCGGCTGTTCCGCGTGTACGGCGTCCCCGAGTGGCCGTACTTCGCGGCCGGCATGGTGGCGAACGTGGTCGCCCGGGTCGCCAGCCTGCTGCCGCCGGTCGTCCTGGGGGCCGCCATCGACAGCGTGTTCACGGGGGACGCACCCTACGACCTCCCGCTGCTGCCTGCGTCGCTGTTCCCGAACGCCCAGGCCGCGCAGTTCGAACTCTCCGCGGCGCTCATCGCCGGGTCGTTCGTCGTCACCGCCGTCTTCACGTACCTCTACGGGGTCGCCGCAAACCTCTTCGCGCACCGCGTGATGCACGACGTGCGCACGGACTCGTTCGCGAAGATGCAGGCTCTGGACATGTCCTTCTTCGACGACAAGCAGACCGGTGAGGTCATGAGCGTGCTGAACAACGACGCCTCGAACCTGGAGGTGTTCCTCGACGACGCGCTCCAGAACTCCGCCCGCCTCGTCGTGATGGTCGCCGGCATCACCGTCGTGCTCGTCTCCGAGAACTGGCAGCTCGCGGTCGTCACGCTCTCCGCGATTCCGCTGATGTTCGTGCTCACCCGGTGGTTCATGGTGCGAGCCGCCCCCCGCTACGAGCGCCAGCGCGCCGCCGTCGGCAACCTCAACACGCGCCTGGAGAACAGCCTCGCGGGCGTCGAACTCGTGAAGTCCAACGCCGCCGAGGACCACGAGACGGGCCGCGTCACCGACGCCTCCTACCGGTTCTTCCAGGACACGATGGACGTGCTCCGCCTGAGCTACGTCTACCGGCCGGGGATGGAACTGCTCGCCGGGCTCTCGTTCGCCGTGACGTTCGCCGTCGGCGGCTACTGGCTGCTGTACGGGCCGCCGCTGTTCCTCACCGGGTCGCTGTCGCCGGGCGCGTTCGTGACGTTCATCTTCCTCACGCAGCGCTTCGTCACCCCGCTCGCGGAGGTGTCGAACATCGTCGACCAGTACGAGAACGCGAAGGCCTCGTCCGCCCGCGTGTTCGGGCTGATGGACATCCCCGCCGAGGTCGCGGACGCCGACGACGCCACCGAACTCACGGGCGTCGAGGGCCGGGTCGAGTACGACGACGTGACGTTCGGGTACGACGACGAGGACACCGTTCTCGACGGCGTCTCCTTCGACGCCGACCCCGGCGACACCGTCGCGCTCGTCGGCCCCACGGGGGCGGGGAAGTCCACGCTCTGCAAACTCCTGCTCCGGCTCTACGACGTCGACGACGGTGCCGTGCGCGTCGACGGTCACGACGTCCGGTCGGTCACGCTGGACAGCCTCCGCGAGCACGTCGGCTACGTCAGTCAGGACACCTACCTCTTCGACGGCACCATCGCCGAGAACGTCGCGTACGGCGAGTTCGACGCCGACCGCGAGGCAATCGTCGCGGCTGCGACAGCCGCCGACGCCCACGAGTTCATCCGGGACCTCCCGGACGGCTACGACACGGAGGTCGGGGAGCGCGGCGTGAAGCTCTCGGGCGGCCAGCGCCAGCGCGTCGCCATCGCGCGCGCCATCCTCGCCGACCCCGAAATCATGGTCTTCGACGAGGCCACCAGCGACGTGGACACGGAGACCGAGCGCCGCATCCAGGCGAGCCTCGACGACCTCGCCGCCGACCGCACCGCGGTCGTCATCGCCCACCGCCTCTCGACAGTCCGGGACGCCGACCAGATTCTCGTCGTCGAGGACGGTGACGTCACGGAGCGCGGCACCCACGACGACCTGCTGGCGCGCGAGGGGCGGTACGCCGACCTCTGGCACGTCCAGACCACGACCCTCGACGGGTAG
- a CDS encoding ABC transporter ATP-binding protein — protein MPPTPHTDTDEPNRAADATDAAADPVTDEDPVDSAALLGSGLRLGYGEGVVVDCEDIVVPEGEVTALVGPNGSGKSTLLKGFSAELDPMDGTVLLDGEDVQTREPKQLARELGLLAQENDAPGGLTVGDLVSHGRYPHRGFLDPLSSDDEAHVDRAIDLAGVDHLRDTPVSELSGGQKQLAFVAMALAQDTDVLLLDEPTTYLDLHHQLRVMEVVRTLNEDRDVTVCVVLHDLQQAARFADYLVALDDGEVYDWGPPEDVVTETLLADVFEVDAAVTYDGEPRIVPRRPLD, from the coding sequence ATGCCACCGACACCACACACCGACACCGACGAACCGAACCGCGCCGCGGACGCGACCGACGCAGCCGCCGACCCCGTCACTGACGAGGACCCCGTCGACTCCGCCGCGCTGCTCGGCTCGGGACTCCGGCTCGGCTACGGCGAGGGCGTCGTCGTCGACTGCGAGGACATCGTCGTCCCCGAGGGCGAGGTGACGGCGCTCGTCGGCCCGAACGGCTCCGGGAAGTCAACGCTGCTCAAGGGGTTCTCCGCGGAACTCGACCCGATGGACGGCACCGTGTTGCTGGACGGCGAGGACGTCCAGACACGCGAGCCGAAACAGCTCGCCCGCGAACTCGGGCTGCTCGCTCAGGAGAACGACGCCCCCGGCGGCCTCACCGTCGGCGACCTCGTCTCGCACGGCCGCTACCCCCACCGCGGCTTCCTCGACCCCCTCAGCAGCGACGACGAGGCGCACGTCGACCGCGCCATCGACCTCGCGGGCGTCGACCACCTCCGAGACACCCCCGTCTCGGAGCTCTCCGGCGGCCAGAAGCAACTGGCGTTCGTCGCGATGGCGCTCGCTCAGGACACCGACGTGCTCCTGCTCGACGAGCCGACGACGTACCTCGACTTGCACCACCAGCTCCGAGTGATGGAGGTCGTCCGCACGCTCAACGAGGACCGCGACGTCACGGTCTGCGTGGTCCTCCACGACCTCCAGCAGGCGGCCCGGTTCGCGGACTACCTCGTCGCGCTCGACGACGGCGAGGTCTACGACTGGGGACCGCCCGAAGACGTGGTCACCGAAACCCTGCTCGCGGACGTCTTCGAGGTCGACGCCGCGGTCACGTACGACGGGGAACCCCGAATCGTCCCGCGGCGGCCGCTCGACTAG
- a CDS encoding FecCD family ABC transporter permease, producing the protein MSRQFRVRDVLLPNLDDALVLTMVASTVAVVLGALVQIRYGAYPMPFETVWRAMFDRAVWTNPRVLATILLGDGLAHTLGVYSDLSVLSDATAVVWTLRMPRVAVAVFVGMNLAVAGAIFQAITRNELASPYILGVSSGAGFAVVVTIVLSLGTYFLPLAAAVGGTGAFLLVYAVAWRGGTTPVRLVLGGVVVGTIFNSLQTGVFYFIDSNGAMRTAVSWLAGSLTGVGWMDVRLVVLPTLLVVPAALVAARQLDVLLLGERRARSLGMRVETMRFGLSALAILATAAAVSVAGLVGFVGLVVPHAVRTAVGSDYRKLLTGCLFAGPALVVVADVVARLGLGGIQVPVGVVTGLVGGPYFLLLLRRTESFNEF; encoded by the coding sequence ATGTCACGACAGTTCCGCGTTCGAGACGTCCTGCTCCCGAACCTCGACGACGCGCTCGTCCTCACGATGGTCGCGAGCACCGTCGCCGTCGTCCTCGGCGCGCTCGTCCAGATCCGCTACGGGGCCTACCCGATGCCCTTCGAGACCGTCTGGCGGGCGATGTTCGACCGCGCGGTCTGGACGAATCCCCGGGTTCTCGCCACCATCCTGCTCGGTGACGGCCTCGCCCACACGCTCGGCGTCTACAGCGACCTCTCCGTGCTCAGCGACGCCACGGCGGTCGTCTGGACGCTCCGGATGCCCCGGGTCGCAGTCGCCGTGTTCGTCGGCATGAACCTCGCCGTCGCGGGCGCTATCTTCCAGGCCATCACCCGGAACGAGCTCGCCAGCCCCTACATCCTCGGCGTGTCGTCGGGTGCCGGTTTCGCCGTCGTCGTCACCATCGTGCTCTCTCTGGGCACCTACTTCCTGCCGCTGGCCGCCGCCGTCGGCGGCACCGGCGCGTTCCTGCTCGTGTACGCCGTCGCGTGGCGCGGCGGCACCACGCCGGTCCGACTCGTCCTCGGCGGCGTCGTCGTCGGCACCATCTTCAACAGCCTCCAGACCGGCGTCTTCTACTTCATCGACTCCAACGGCGCGATGCGCACCGCCGTCTCCTGGCTCGCCGGGTCGCTGACCGGTGTCGGCTGGATGGACGTCCGCCTCGTCGTCCTCCCGACGCTGCTCGTCGTCCCCGCGGCCCTGGTCGCCGCCCGCCAACTCGACGTCCTCCTGCTCGGCGAGCGCCGCGCCCGCTCGCTCGGGATGCGCGTCGAGACGATGCGCTTCGGGCTCTCCGCGCTCGCCATCCTCGCCACCGCCGCGGCCGTCTCCGTCGCCGGGCTCGTCGGCTTCGTCGGGCTCGTCGTCCCCCACGCCGTCCGCACCGCGGTCGGCAGCGACTACCGGAAACTCCTCACGGGCTGTCTGTTTGCCGGCCCCGCCCTCGTGGTCGTCGCGGACGTCGTCGCGCGCCTCGGGCTCGGCGGCATCCAGGTCCCGGTCGGCGTCGTCACCGGGCTGGTCGGCGGGCCGTACTTCCTGCTGTTGCTGCGCCGCACCGAATCCTTCAACGAGTTCTGA
- a CDS encoding ABC transporter substrate-binding protein: protein MHRRDFVRAGGAMTLAGLFAGCTSPSEGGSETTDEPTDTENTATSAEASEETTTEASDSYSVSMTPVGEVEFDRVPESISVYEPGYADMLVALGHGDAVASVGKKGRFHTGHYDELDGVGVDDSGIVDLVNAGVSQETLLDLDPDLYLMDPNWLTNVFELNGEDVSFLEERAAPFLGNTIFRRTDGWHDYDYYTLYGAFEKVAEVVQETERFEALRSFHDDYVDRIAADAPDEGPRAALVWGGKAEPTSFSPYHLGGEGANKKAFRDLNVRDAIANSDVEALSQSQRSEIDYETLLDLDPEVLFVRGHEDKTPEAFRDTVVSFMQNHDTASRITAVENGDVYRGGPIYLGPLGHLFLTERFATRLYPDRFSGELFDRDELAGIVTS, encoded by the coding sequence ATGCACCGACGAGACTTCGTCCGAGCGGGCGGCGCTATGACCCTCGCAGGGCTGTTCGCAGGCTGTACGAGCCCCAGCGAGGGCGGTAGCGAGACGACCGACGAACCGACCGACACCGAGAACACGGCGACCAGCGCGGAGGCGAGCGAGGAGACCACCACCGAGGCCAGCGACTCGTACTCGGTGTCGATGACGCCCGTCGGCGAGGTCGAGTTCGACCGCGTCCCCGAGTCTATCTCCGTCTACGAGCCCGGCTACGCCGACATGCTCGTCGCGCTCGGGCACGGCGACGCCGTCGCGTCGGTCGGAAAGAAGGGCCGGTTCCACACGGGCCACTACGATGAACTCGACGGCGTCGGCGTCGACGACTCCGGCATCGTCGACCTCGTGAACGCCGGCGTCTCTCAGGAGACGCTGCTCGACCTCGACCCCGACCTCTACCTGATGGACCCGAACTGGCTCACCAACGTCTTCGAGTTGAACGGCGAGGACGTCTCCTTCCTCGAGGAGCGCGCCGCGCCGTTCCTCGGGAACACCATCTTCCGGCGGACGGACGGCTGGCACGACTACGACTACTACACGCTGTACGGTGCTTTCGAGAAGGTCGCCGAGGTCGTCCAGGAGACCGAGCGCTTCGAGGCCCTGCGGTCGTTCCACGACGACTACGTCGACCGCATCGCCGCGGATGCCCCCGACGAGGGGCCGCGGGCCGCGCTCGTCTGGGGCGGCAAGGCCGAGCCCACGTCGTTCTCCCCGTACCACCTCGGCGGCGAGGGCGCGAACAAGAAGGCCTTCCGCGACCTGAACGTCCGGGACGCCATCGCGAATTCGGACGTGGAAGCGCTCTCCCAGAGCCAGCGCTCCGAAATCGACTACGAGACGCTGCTCGACCTCGACCCCGAGGTGCTGTTCGTGCGCGGCCACGAGGACAAGACTCCCGAGGCGTTCCGGGACACCGTCGTCTCCTTCATGCAGAACCACGACACGGCCAGCCGCATCACGGCGGTCGAGAACGGCGACGTCTACCGGGGCGGCCCCATCTACCTCGGGCCGCTCGGCCACCTGTTCCTCACCGAACGGTTCGCGACCCGGCTCTACCCCGACCGGTTCTCCGGCGAGCTGTTCGACCGGGACGAACTCGCTGGCATCGTCACGTCGTAG
- a CDS encoding valine--tRNA ligase produces the protein MTELPDSYDPDSIEPKWQDEWQASDVYSFDPSDSDTQYVVDTPPPYPSGNLHLGHALGWSYIDFVARYRRLKGDAVLFPQGWDCHGLPTEVKVEEVNDIHRTDVSSDEFRQMCIDWTDDRIDEMKATMQELGFSQDWDAEYRTMDPEYWGKTQESFSAMADEDMVYRDEHPVNWCPRCETAIADAEVENIDREGTLYYVTFDGVGNDDIEIATTRPELLSACVGMAVSPDDERYEDRIGDTFEVPLFGQEVELLADDEVDADFGSGAVMICTFGDKQDVDWWAEYDLDLRAVFTEDGRLGEQAGEFAGLTIDEAKGEIADALDDEGYLNDSEPTEQSVGACWRCDTPIEILSKEQWFVEVDQDLILEKGEEVDWIPDHMHDRLVDWTEGMDWDWVVSRQRVFATPIPAWECNDCGYWHIAGREEAPVDPTEDDPAVGACPECGAEDWTGETDVMDTWMDSSITPLHLSGWPADIDLDEFEPVDLRPQGHDIIRTWAFYTLLRTGALTDEKPWDDVLVNGMVFGPDGNKMSKSRGNVVQPDEAIEEYSADAVRQALALGGRPGSDVQFQWKEVKSASRFLTKLWNIAKFSSGHFDEDTPDIQDPAYRDADRWLLSELSRVTEEVDEAMEEYRFDRALRELREFAWEDLADDYVELVKGRLYNGRPGERDAAEHTLYTAVTAVARMLAPFSPHATEEIWRNLPGTEGSVHTAEWPSVDLRDEDAELAGQRIAEVASDIRAWKSDQGMPLNADLDRVELYFDVDEDGNAHLDTYDLSETVNAPIKLVDGRPDVELVPVEVDGDDSEIGPEFRSDAGTVMQAIAETDPAAIQAQMHSGDTVTVEADGQSFDLDADWLEVTEEYRASSGEEVNVIEASFGTVLVYE, from the coding sequence ATGACAGAGCTTCCGGACAGCTACGACCCCGACAGCATCGAACCCAAGTGGCAGGACGAGTGGCAGGCCAGCGACGTCTACAGCTTCGACCCCAGCGACTCCGACACCCAGTACGTCGTCGACACGCCGCCGCCGTACCCCTCCGGGAACCTCCACCTCGGCCACGCGCTCGGCTGGTCGTACATCGACTTCGTCGCGCGCTACCGACGCCTCAAGGGCGACGCCGTCCTCTTCCCGCAGGGTTGGGACTGCCACGGGCTCCCGACCGAGGTCAAAGTCGAAGAAGTCAACGACATCCACCGCACGGACGTCTCCAGCGACGAGTTCCGCCAGATGTGCATCGACTGGACGGACGACCGCATCGACGAGATGAAGGCGACGATGCAGGAACTCGGCTTCTCGCAGGACTGGGACGCCGAGTACCGCACCATGGACCCCGAGTACTGGGGGAAGACCCAGGAGTCCTTTTCCGCGATGGCCGACGAGGACATGGTCTACCGCGACGAACACCCGGTGAACTGGTGTCCGCGCTGCGAGACCGCCATCGCCGACGCCGAGGTCGAGAACATCGACCGCGAGGGCACGCTGTACTACGTCACGTTCGACGGCGTCGGCAACGACGACATCGAAATCGCGACCACGCGGCCCGAACTGCTGTCGGCCTGCGTCGGGATGGCCGTCAGCCCCGACGACGAGCGCTACGAGGACCGCATCGGCGACACCTTCGAGGTGCCGCTGTTCGGGCAGGAGGTCGAACTGCTGGCCGACGACGAGGTCGACGCCGACTTCGGCTCCGGCGCGGTCATGATCTGTACGTTCGGCGACAAGCAGGACGTCGACTGGTGGGCCGAGTACGACCTCGACCTCCGCGCCGTCTTCACCGAGGACGGCCGCCTCGGCGAGCAGGCCGGCGAGTTCGCCGGTCTCACCATCGACGAAGCCAAGGGCGAAATCGCGGACGCCCTCGACGACGAGGGCTACCTGAACGACTCCGAGCCCACGGAGCAGAGCGTCGGTGCCTGCTGGCGCTGCGACACGCCCATCGAGATTCTCTCCAAGGAGCAGTGGTTCGTCGAGGTCGACCAGGACCTCATCCTGGAGAAGGGCGAGGAGGTCGACTGGATTCCGGACCACATGCACGACCGTCTCGTCGACTGGACGGAGGGCATGGACTGGGACTGGGTCGTCTCCCGGCAGCGCGTCTTCGCCACCCCCATCCCGGCGTGGGAGTGCAACGACTGCGGGTACTGGCACATCGCCGGCCGCGAGGAAGCCCCGGTGGACCCGACCGAAGACGACCCCGCCGTCGGTGCCTGCCCCGAGTGCGGTGCCGAGGACTGGACGGGCGAGACCGACGTGATGGACACCTGGATGGACTCCTCCATCACGCCCCTGCACCTCTCCGGGTGGCCGGCCGACATCGACCTCGACGAGTTCGAGCCGGTCGACCTCCGGCCGCAGGGCCACGACATCATCCGCACGTGGGCGTTCTACACGCTGCTGCGGACGGGCGCGCTCACCGACGAGAAGCCGTGGGACGACGTGCTCGTCAACGGCATGGTGTTCGGCCCGGACGGCAACAAGATGTCCAAGAGCCGCGGGAACGTCGTCCAGCCGGACGAGGCCATCGAGGAGTACTCCGCCGACGCCGTCCGGCAGGCGCTCGCGCTCGGCGGCCGCCCCGGCAGCGACGTTCAGTTCCAGTGGAAGGAGGTCAAGTCCGCGTCGCGGTTCCTCACGAAGCTCTGGAACATCGCGAAGTTCTCCTCCGGACATTTCGACGAGGACACCCCGGACATCCAGGACCCCGCCTACCGGGACGCCGACCGCTGGCTGCTCTCCGAACTCTCCCGCGTCACCGAGGAGGTCGACGAGGCCATGGAGGAGTACCGCTTCGACCGCGCGCTCCGCGAACTCCGGGAGTTCGCGTGGGAGGACCTCGCCGACGACTACGTCGAACTCGTGAAGGGGCGGCTGTACAACGGCCGGCCCGGTGAGCGCGACGCCGCCGAACACACCCTCTACACGGCCGTCACCGCGGTCGCTCGGATGCTCGCGCCGTTCAGCCCGCACGCCACGGAGGAGATCTGGCGGAACCTCCCCGGCACCGAGGGCAGCGTCCACACCGCCGAGTGGCCGAGCGTCGACCTCCGCGACGAGGACGCCGAACTCGCCGGCCAGCGCATCGCCGAGGTCGCCAGCGACATCCGCGCGTGGAAGTCCGACCAGGGGATGCCGCTGAACGCTGACCTCGACCGCGTCGAACTCTACTTCGACGTCGACGAGGACGGGAACGCCCACTTAGACACCTACGACCTCAGCGAGACCGTCAACGCACCCATCAAGCTGGTGGACGGCCGGCCGGACGTCGAACTCGTTCCGGTCGAGGTCGACGGCGACGACTCCGAGATCGGGCCGGAGTTCCGCAGCGACGCCGGCACCGTGATGCAGGCCATCGCGGAAACAGACCCGGCGGCAATCCAGGCTCAGATGCACTCCGGGGACACCGTCACCGTCGAGGCCGACGGCCAGTCCTTCGACCTGGACGCCGACTGGCTGGAGGTCACCGAGGAGTACCGGGCGTCCTCCGGCGAGGAAGTGAACGTCATCGAAGCGTCGTTCGGTACCGTCCTCGTCTACGAGTGA
- a CDS encoding aminopeptidase codes for MDARVEEHAEVLVDWSARIEDGDDVVLSVGPDAHELAVAVAEKVGERGANLVTTYSSDEVSRAYKLAHDGDFDEAPAHELALVENADVYLSVGGGRNTSEGSDVPADVREAYGKSREQLREARMDIDWVSTVHPTRSLAQQANMSFEEYRDFAYDAVLRDWETLADQMANMKDVLDDGSEVRLVKEDTDLTMSIEGRTAVNSAASVAYDSHNLPSGEVFTAPEATEGEVLFDVPMTLRGERVQDVHLTFEDGEVVDYSAAQNESVVGEILETDAGARRLGELGIGMNRGIDQFTDSILFDEKMGDTVHLALGRAYGSNFPEGSEDEANDSAVHVDMITDMSEDSFMEVDGEVVQRNGTFRWEDGFSE; via the coding sequence ATGGACGCCCGCGTCGAGGAACACGCCGAGGTACTGGTCGACTGGAGCGCGCGAATCGAGGACGGCGACGACGTCGTGTTGAGCGTCGGCCCGGACGCCCACGAGCTCGCGGTCGCCGTCGCCGAGAAGGTCGGCGAGCGCGGCGCGAACCTCGTCACGACGTACTCGTCGGACGAAGTCAGTCGCGCCTACAAGCTCGCCCACGACGGGGACTTCGACGAGGCCCCCGCGCACGAACTCGCGCTCGTGGAGAACGCGGACGTCTACCTCTCTGTCGGCGGCGGACGCAACACCAGCGAGGGGTCGGACGTCCCCGCCGACGTCCGCGAGGCGTACGGCAAGTCCCGGGAGCAGCTCCGGGAGGCCCGCATGGACATCGACTGGGTGAGCACGGTCCACCCGACGCGGTCGCTCGCCCAGCAGGCGAACATGTCCTTCGAGGAGTACCGGGACTTCGCGTACGACGCCGTCCTCCGCGACTGGGAGACGCTCGCCGACCAGATGGCGAACATGAAAGACGTCCTCGACGACGGCAGCGAAGTCCGACTCGTGAAGGAGGACACCGACCTCACGATGAGCATCGAGGGGCGGACGGCCGTGAACTCCGCAGCCTCCGTCGCCTACGACTCCCACAACCTCCCCTCCGGCGAGGTGTTCACCGCGCCAGAGGCCACCGAGGGCGAGGTGCTGTTCGACGTGCCGATGACGCTCCGCGGCGAGCGCGTGCAGGACGTCCACCTCACTTTCGAGGACGGCGAGGTCGTCGACTACTCGGCCGCCCAGAACGAGTCCGTCGTCGGCGAGATTCTGGAGACCGACGCGGGCGCGCGCCGCCTCGGCGAACTCGGCATCGGCATGAACCGCGGCATCGACCAGTTCACGGACTCCATCCTCTTCGACGAGAAGATGGGCGACACCGTCCACCTCGCGCTCGGCCGCGCCTACGGGTCGAACTTCCCCGAGGGCAGCGAGGACGAAGCCAACGACTCCGCCGTCCACGTCGACATGATTACGGACATGAGCGAGGACTCGTTCATGGAAGTCGACGGCGAGGTCGTCCAGCGCAACGGCACCTTCCGGTGGGAAGACGGATTCAGCGAGTAA
- a CDS encoding TIGR00296 family protein, producing MGQGQSVDLSFEDGARTVELARESVEAFVQNGQREQPGSMRDAFYNRTSAFVRLESTRGRGRLRGCAGAHESVRELGNGNRQLGHAIVEAAIEAASEASCGSEVEPAELENIQVSVCTVSNLVLTDDPVEDIELGTHGVAIDGDGQHGWMYPTLPVENDWSVFEYLDRTCRKAGLPDGAWEDDDVMVTLFEGQVFRETGDEDDPVEELTS from the coding sequence ATGGGCCAGGGCCAGTCAGTAGACCTTTCCTTCGAGGACGGCGCTCGAACCGTGGAACTCGCTCGCGAATCGGTCGAGGCGTTCGTCCAGAACGGCCAGCGGGAGCAGCCGGGGAGCATGCGGGACGCGTTCTACAACCGAACCAGTGCGTTCGTGCGTCTGGAGTCCACACGAGGTCGCGGTCGCCTGCGTGGGTGTGCGGGTGCCCATGAGTCGGTCCGAGAGCTCGGCAACGGGAACCGACAGCTCGGGCACGCCATCGTCGAGGCCGCCATCGAGGCCGCCTCCGAGGCGTCGTGTGGCTCGGAGGTCGAGCCCGCCGAACTGGAGAACATTCAGGTGTCGGTCTGCACGGTGTCGAACCTCGTGCTCACCGACGACCCCGTCGAGGACATCGAACTCGGCACGCACGGCGTCGCCATCGACGGCGACGGCCAGCACGGCTGGATGTACCCGACACTCCCCGTGGAGAACGATTGGAGCGTCTTCGAGTACCTCGACCGGACCTGCCGGAAAGCGGGGCTGCCGGACGGGGCCTGGGAGGACGACGACGTGATGGTGACCCTGTTCGAGGGGCAGGTGTTCCGGGAGACGGGCGACGAAGACGACCCCGTCGAGGAACTCACGTCCTGA
- a CDS encoding nicotinate phosphoribosyltransferase: MTFDIVDADAIESGRATDAYFERTEAALDHAGRNPDVVAEVTADQFPTGAFEVLAGVKDAAHLLDGLPVDVDALPEGTLFDGGPVMRIEGTYRQFARYETSLLGFLSHASGVATAALETRTAAPDARVLSFGARHVHPAIAAMVERSALVGGLDGFSHVAAGDVLGREASGTMPHALVICFGRGDQESAWRAFHESVDEDVPRVPICDTYSDEKDEVLRAVAELGDDLDGVRLDTTSSRRGDFRHIVREVQWELAARGHGDVDVFVSGGLGPSDLRELRDVADGFGVGGHVSNADPIDFALDIVEVDGEPAAKRGKLSGKKDVYRTRDGGHHVGLAARPGPTGSSSLLQPLLRDGDIVRGFDVEDAAARARDDADAVSFRA, encoded by the coding sequence GTGACCTTCGACATCGTGGACGCCGACGCCATCGAGAGCGGGCGCGCGACCGACGCCTACTTCGAGCGCACCGAGGCCGCCCTCGACCACGCCGGCCGGAACCCCGACGTGGTCGCGGAGGTCACCGCCGACCAGTTCCCCACCGGCGCGTTCGAGGTGCTCGCCGGCGTGAAAGACGCCGCCCACCTCCTCGACGGGCTGCCGGTCGATGTCGACGCGCTCCCCGAGGGCACGCTGTTCGACGGCGGGCCCGTGATGCGCATCGAGGGGACGTATCGCCAGTTCGCGCGCTACGAGACCTCGCTGCTGGGCTTCCTCTCGCACGCCTCTGGGGTCGCGACGGCAGCCCTCGAAACCCGGACGGCCGCCCCCGACGCCCGCGTGTTGAGCTTCGGCGCGCGCCACGTCCACCCCGCCATCGCAGCGATGGTCGAGCGCTCGGCGCTCGTCGGCGGCCTCGACGGCTTCTCGCATGTCGCCGCCGGGGACGTCCTCGGCCGGGAGGCCAGCGGCACGATGCCGCACGCGCTCGTCATCTGCTTCGGGCGCGGCGACCAGGAGTCCGCGTGGCGGGCCTTCCACGAGAGCGTCGACGAGGACGTCCCCCGCGTTCCCATCTGTGATACGTACAGCGACGAGAAAGACGAGGTGCTGCGGGCGGTCGCCGAACTCGGTGACGACCTCGACGGCGTCCGCCTCGACACCACGTCCTCGCGGCGCGGCGACTTCCGGCACATCGTCCGCGAGGTGCAGTGGGAGCTCGCCGCCCGCGGCCACGGCGACGTCGACGTCTTCGTCTCCGGCGGTCTCGGCCCGAGCGACCTCCGCGAGCTGCGGGACGTCGCGGATGGCTTCGGCGTCGGCGGCCACGTCTCGAACGCCGACCCCATCGACTTCGCGCTCGACATCGTCGAAGTCGACGGCGAACCCGCGGCCAAACGCGGGAAGCTCTCCGGAAAGAAAGACGTCTACCGGACGCGGGACGGCGGCCACCACGTCGGCCTCGCCGCGCGGCCCGGCCCCACGGGGTCGTCGTCGCTGCTGCAGCCGCTCCTCCGGGACGGCGACATCGTGCGCGGGTTCGACGTCGAGGACGCCGCCGCGAGGGCGCGCGACGACGCCGACGCTGTCTCGTTCAGGGCGTAA